One segment of Prosthecodimorpha staleyi DNA contains the following:
- a CDS encoding efflux RND transporter periplasmic adaptor subunit, translating to MVKVFNWLLALACGVAVVIGIGFYRPEWLPKPVHAELLKHKLAAPLPEIAATAGTASRPGAPAPAGGGGAQRPVAVEAAKVRVGPVTASLTAIGSLRADESVTVATEIDGRISEVVVREGIKVEAGDVLFRLDDQMAKAELAQAKAEFALAEANYDRADTLFKQKSGTERTRDETRYALDRTRANVELAASRLDKTTIRAAFGGVVGLSAIGVGEYVTKGRALIVLSRVDPIKVDFRLPEVELGNVKVGSRIRVEVDALPGRKFDGEVYAIDPQVDVNGRALQLRARIANAGGELKSGLFARVELITASHPEAITIPETALVSQGRERFVYIVRDGKAVRSKVVTGLRLTGRVEVLEGVGPQDVVVVSGQQRLRDGVPIEIVGTGPTS from the coding sequence ATGGTGAAAGTATTCAATTGGCTTCTGGCGCTGGCTTGCGGCGTGGCCGTGGTGATCGGCATCGGCTTCTATCGTCCGGAGTGGCTGCCGAAGCCGGTCCATGCCGAACTTCTGAAGCATAAGCTCGCGGCGCCGCTGCCCGAGATCGCCGCGACGGCCGGGACCGCATCGCGGCCGGGCGCGCCTGCGCCGGCCGGCGGTGGCGGCGCACAGCGTCCGGTCGCCGTCGAAGCCGCCAAGGTGCGGGTCGGTCCGGTCACGGCCAGTCTGACGGCGATCGGCTCGCTGCGTGCCGACGAGAGCGTGACGGTCGCCACCGAGATCGACGGGCGCATCTCCGAAGTGGTGGTCCGCGAAGGCATCAAGGTCGAAGCCGGCGACGTGCTGTTCCGGCTGGACGATCAGATGGCCAAGGCGGAGCTGGCCCAGGCCAAGGCCGAATTCGCCCTGGCGGAGGCGAATTACGACCGCGCCGACACGCTGTTCAAGCAGAAATCCGGCACCGAGCGGACGCGCGACGAGACGCGCTATGCGCTCGACCGCACCCGCGCCAATGTCGAACTGGCCGCCTCGCGGCTCGACAAGACCACCATCCGGGCCGCCTTCGGCGGCGTGGTCGGGCTTTCCGCCATCGGCGTCGGCGAATATGTGACCAAGGGCCGCGCGCTGATCGTCCTGTCGCGCGTCGACCCGATCAAGGTCGATTTCCGCCTGCCCGAGGTCGAACTCGGCAACGTCAAGGTCGGCTCGCGCATCCGTGTCGAGGTCGATGCGCTGCCGGGCCGCAAGTTTGACGGCGAGGTCTACGCGATCGATCCGCAGGTCGACGTGAACGGCCGCGCCCTGCAGCTGCGCGCCCGGATCGCCAATGCCGGCGGTGAGCTGAAGTCGGGCCTGTTCGCGCGCGTCGAGCTGATCACCGCCTCGCATCCCGAAGCGATCACCATCCCCGAGACGGCCCTGGTCAGCCAGGGCCGCGAGCGCTTCGTCTATATCGTTCGCGACGGCAAGGCGGTTCGCTCGAAAGTCGTCACCGGATTGCGGCTGACCGGCCGGGTCGAGGTGCTGGAGGGCGTCGGCCCGCAGGATGTCGTCGTGGTCTCCGGCCAGCAGCGCCTGCGCGACGGCGTCCCGATCGAGATCGTCGGAACCGGCCCGACCTCCTGA
- a CDS encoding DUF3309 domain-containing protein, producing MTLGTILIVILILMLIGAIPSWPHSRGWGYGPSGVLGTVLIVILILVLIGRI from the coding sequence ATGACACTCGGCACCATTCTGATCGTCATCCTGATCCTGATGCTGATCGGCGCCATCCCGAGTTGGCCCCACAGCCGCGGTTGGGGCTACGGGCCATCGGGCGTGCTCGGCACGGTCCTGATCGTCATTCTGATCCTGGTGCTGATCGGGCGCATATAA
- a CDS encoding permease has protein sequence MTRPGNLTWFAHHEMRLAWRDFVGMMTAGRPTRRRLVYAALAGFAAFLHLIAYAILVAGGRLPLILDRTTLVVATGLGAAAFALMLSQALESVTRAFYARGDLDLILSSPTAAGRLFAVRIGSVALATGAMTALLAGPFVNVLAVFDRPGWLAAYPVMAAGGAVATGLAVTLTVGLIRLIGPRRTRFAAQVLAAVTGAAFVIGVQVGSILSFGHLDRTSFLSSPVVTQAMPAEASLLYWPARAAAGEAGPLAATLGFGALVLIGAILAFAGQFGALALTTAGTADAAAPSAHGTAFRGPSSPAAALRRKEWRLVARDPWLLSQTLMQLLYLLPPAFLLWRNFGDRTGALVVLVPVLVMAAGQLAGGLAWLTISGEDAPDLVATAPVPAATATRAKAGAVIAAISVVILPFSGAMAVSSPFEATMMATFAAAAALSAIAIQLLFRTRARRSQFRRRQTASRFSTFAEAFSSIAWAGGAALAAAGTWLAAIPAGLALAVVGAAWLASPSREG, from the coding sequence GTGACGCGCCCCGGCAACCTGACCTGGTTCGCGCATCACGAGATGCGCCTCGCCTGGCGCGATTTCGTCGGCATGATGACCGCCGGCCGGCCGACGCGCCGCCGTCTGGTCTATGCGGCGCTGGCCGGCTTCGCCGCCTTCCTGCACCTGATCGCCTACGCGATCCTGGTTGCCGGCGGGCGCCTTCCGCTGATCCTCGACCGGACCACGCTGGTCGTCGCCACCGGCCTCGGTGCCGCCGCCTTCGCGCTGATGCTGTCGCAGGCCCTGGAATCGGTCACCCGTGCCTTTTATGCGCGCGGCGATCTCGACCTGATCCTGTCGTCGCCCACCGCCGCAGGACGCCTGTTCGCCGTCCGCATCGGCTCCGTGGCCCTGGCGACCGGCGCCATGACGGCCCTGCTGGCCGGGCCTTTCGTCAATGTGCTGGCCGTCTTCGACCGTCCGGGTTGGCTCGCCGCCTATCCGGTAATGGCCGCCGGCGGCGCGGTCGCCACCGGTCTCGCCGTGACGTTGACGGTCGGCCTGATCCGGCTGATCGGCCCGCGCCGGACCCGCTTCGCCGCGCAGGTGCTTGCCGCCGTGACCGGGGCAGCCTTCGTGATCGGCGTCCAGGTCGGCTCGATCCTGTCCTTCGGCCATCTCGACCGCACCTCCTTCCTGTCCTCGCCGGTCGTAACCCAGGCGATGCCGGCGGAGGCGAGCCTCCTCTATTGGCCGGCGCGCGCCGCCGCCGGCGAAGCCGGGCCGCTCGCCGCCACGCTCGGGTTCGGCGCGCTCGTCCTGATCGGCGCGATCCTCGCCTTTGCCGGGCAGTTCGGCGCGCTGGCGCTGACCACCGCCGGGACGGCCGATGCTGCCGCGCCATCCGCGCACGGCACCGCCTTTCGTGGACCGTCTTCGCCCGCCGCCGCGCTTCGGCGCAAGGAATGGCGGCTGGTCGCGCGCGATCCCTGGCTCCTGTCGCAGACGCTGATGCAGCTTCTCTACCTGCTGCCGCCGGCCTTTCTGCTCTGGCGCAATTTCGGCGACCGTACCGGCGCGCTCGTGGTGCTGGTGCCGGTGCTGGTGATGGCGGCCGGCCAACTCGCCGGCGGTCTCGCCTGGCTGACCATCTCGGGCGAAGACGCGCCCGACCTGGTCGCGACCGCCCCGGTGCCGGCCGCAACCGCGACCCGCGCCAAGGCCGGCGCGGTGATCGCCGCCATCTCGGTGGTGATCCTGCCCTTCTCGGGCGCCATGGCGGTCTCGTCGCCCTTCGAGGCGACGATGATGGCGACATTCGCTGCCGCCGCCGCCCTGTCGGCGATCGCCATCCAGCTTCTGTTCCGGACGCGCGCGCGGCGCAGCCAGTTCCGACGCCGGCAGACGGCGTCCCGCTTCTCCACCTTCGCCGAGGCCTTCTCGTCGATCGCCTGGGCCGGCGGTGCGGCCCTGGCGGCGGCGGGCACCTGGCTCGCCGCGATCCCTGCGGGTCTCGCCCTGGCGGTGGTCGGGGCCGCCTGGCTGGCAAGCCCCTCGCGCGAAGGCTGA
- a CDS encoding ArsR/SmtB family transcription factor, which yields MVDDHSAPLDAVFHALADPTRRAMLRQLAGGARSVGDLAAPHPMSLAAASKHIRVLEDAGLIRREIRGRQHVCRLDATPMHAGQEWIRHFEKFWTERLDVLEALLRAEDAAKGETDGQDGN from the coding sequence ATGGTTGATGATCATTCCGCCCCGCTCGACGCCGTCTTCCACGCCCTCGCCGATCCGACCCGTCGGGCGATGTTGCGGCAATTGGCCGGCGGCGCGCGGTCGGTCGGCGACCTGGCGGCGCCGCACCCGATGTCGCTCGCCGCCGCCTCCAAGCATATCCGCGTGCTGGAGGATGCCGGGTTGATCCGGCGCGAGATCCGCGGCCGGCAGCATGTCTGCCGGCTCGATGCGACCCCGATGCATGCCGGCCAGGAATGGATCCGGCATTTCGAAAAGTTCTGGACCGAGCGGCTCGATGTCCTCGAGGCGCTGCTGCGGGCCGAGGATGCGGCCAAGGGAGAGACCGATGGGCAAGATGGAAACTGA
- a CDS encoding efflux RND transporter permease subunit: MSLSELCVRRPVFTTVMTVMMVLIGAVSYQRLSVREYPNIDEPVVSIVTRYAGASPEIIESQVTQVIEGSVAGIEGIDVLTSSSRSESSRITARFRATVNPSEAASDVRDRVGRVRGKLPDTIDEPIITKVEADAQPIIYISFASKRHSSLQITDYLDRYIVDRLKNVDGVADVTIFGERRYAMRVWLDDQRLAAYQLTTTDVENALKGQNLELPSGRIESNDREFNVLSRTGLNTPEQFRQIVVKRADGMLVRVGDVARVDLGAADERRQALYNGDEAVTLGIVKQAVANPLDVSKGVRSRIDEMLTELPDGMTGEVAYDTSVFIDRSIKAVYHTILEAVIFVVLVIFLFLRSVRATLIPIITIPVSLITIFAMMFALGFTVNTLTLLAMVLAIGLVVDDAIVVLENVHRRIELGEKPFRAAIEGTKEIAFAVIAMTVTLAAVYAPLAFSTGRTGRLFIEFALTLAGSVIVSGFVALTLSPMMCSKILKEHETHNFLYRALEWVFETITATYRALLKGALVIRPFVVVATVLVAGAAVVLWSNLKQELSPIEDRGVIQGFGVAPEGSTLDFVLRYAQKTQEVYAKIPEVKSTFVIAGFPQITNATAVARLVDWDERKRTQQQIVPTLFSEFARIPGVTFFANNPPSLGQGFSSRPIEYVIQTSGTYEDLRVLQEKMLEKVRANPGLVSVDTDLKLNQPQVEVKINRDKILESGLQVETVGRTLETMLGGRTVNRFEMEGEQYDVIVQLAAANRTTPQALSSLYVRSPDGAMIQLSNLVDIKEVTAARELNRFNQMRSVTLTASLAPGYAQGEALAFLDRVADEVLPKTARTDVGGQSREFRNAGTSFLLILALAAMFIYLVLAAQFESFVDPFIIMLTVPVAAAGALYALLATGGTWNVYSQIGIVTLIGLITKHGILIVEFANQLQEKGHSKREAIIEAATLRLRPILMTTGAMVLGAYPLAHATGAGAESRQQIGWVIVGGMSFGTLLTLFVVPVVYYMIAREHKRDHHEDLAPSHGHGQGTGGAPAPQLHAAE, encoded by the coding sequence ATGTCCCTTTCCGAACTCTGCGTCCGGCGTCCGGTCTTCACCACGGTCATGACCGTGATGATGGTGCTGATCGGGGCGGTCTCCTACCAGCGCCTCAGCGTTCGCGAATATCCGAACATCGACGAGCCGGTCGTCTCGATCGTGACGCGCTATGCGGGCGCCTCGCCGGAGATCATCGAAAGCCAGGTGACGCAGGTCATCGAAGGCTCGGTCGCCGGCATCGAAGGCATCGACGTGCTGACCTCGTCGAGCCGGTCGGAATCGAGCCGCATCACCGCCCGCTTCCGCGCCACCGTCAATCCGAGCGAGGCGGCCTCCGACGTGCGCGACCGCGTCGGCCGTGTCCGCGGCAAGCTGCCCGACACGATCGACGAGCCGATCATCACCAAGGTCGAAGCCGACGCGCAGCCGATCATCTACATCTCGTTCGCCTCCAAGCGACACAGCTCGCTGCAGATCACCGACTATCTCGACCGCTACATCGTCGACCGGCTGAAGAATGTCGACGGCGTCGCCGACGTGACCATCTTCGGCGAGCGCCGCTATGCCATGCGGGTCTGGCTCGACGACCAGCGCCTTGCCGCCTATCAGCTGACGACGACCGATGTCGAGAATGCGCTGAAGGGCCAGAACCTGGAACTGCCCTCCGGCCGCATCGAGAGCAACGACCGCGAATTCAACGTCCTTTCGCGAACCGGCCTGAACACGCCCGAGCAGTTCCGCCAGATCGTGGTCAAGCGTGCGGACGGCATGCTGGTCCGGGTCGGCGACGTCGCCCGCGTCGATCTCGGCGCCGCCGACGAGCGCCGCCAGGCGCTCTACAACGGCGACGAGGCGGTCACGCTCGGCATCGTCAAGCAGGCGGTCGCCAATCCGCTCGACGTCTCGAAGGGTGTGCGTTCCCGCATCGACGAGATGCTGACGGAGCTGCCCGACGGCATGACCGGCGAGGTCGCCTACGACACCTCCGTGTTCATCGACCGGTCGATCAAGGCGGTCTACCACACCATCCTGGAAGCCGTGATCTTCGTCGTCCTGGTGATCTTCCTGTTCCTGCGCTCGGTCCGGGCGACGCTGATCCCGATCATTACCATTCCGGTGTCGCTGATCACCATCTTCGCGATGATGTTCGCGCTCGGATTCACGGTCAACACATTGACGCTGCTGGCCATGGTGCTGGCCATCGGCCTGGTCGTCGACGACGCCATCGTGGTTCTCGAAAACGTCCACCGGCGCATCGAACTGGGTGAGAAGCCGTTCCGGGCGGCCATCGAGGGTACCAAGGAGATCGCCTTCGCGGTCATCGCCATGACGGTGACGCTCGCGGCCGTCTACGCGCCGCTGGCCTTCTCGACCGGCCGCACCGGCCGGCTGTTCATCGAATTCGCGCTCACGCTGGCCGGCTCGGTCATCGTGTCGGGCTTCGTCGCCCTGACGCTGTCGCCGATGATGTGCTCCAAGATCCTGAAGGAGCACGAGACCCACAATTTCCTCTACCGCGCGCTGGAATGGGTGTTCGAGACCATCACCGCCACCTACCGCGCGCTGCTCAAGGGGGCGCTGGTGATCCGGCCCTTCGTCGTGGTGGCGACGGTGCTGGTGGCCGGTGCGGCCGTGGTCCTGTGGTCGAACCTCAAGCAGGAGCTGTCGCCGATCGAAGACCGCGGCGTCATCCAGGGCTTCGGCGTCGCGCCGGAAGGCTCGACGCTCGATTTCGTGCTGCGCTATGCGCAGAAGACCCAGGAGGTCTATGCCAAGATTCCGGAGGTCAAGTCGACCTTCGTGATCGCCGGCTTCCCGCAGATCACCAACGCCACGGCGGTGGCGCGGCTGGTCGACTGGGACGAGCGCAAGCGCACCCAGCAGCAGATCGTGCCGACGCTGTTCAGCGAGTTCGCCCGCATTCCCGGCGTCACCTTCTTTGCCAACAACCCGCCGTCGCTCGGCCAGGGCTTCTCGTCGCGGCCGATCGAATATGTCATCCAGACCTCGGGCACCTACGAGGACCTGCGCGTCCTGCAGGAGAAGATGCTGGAGAAGGTACGGGCCAATCCGGGCCTGGTCAGCGTCGACACCGACCTGAAGCTGAACCAGCCGCAGGTCGAGGTGAAGATCAACCGCGACAAGATCCTCGAATCCGGCCTGCAGGTCGAGACGGTCGGGCGGACGCTGGAGACCATGCTGGGCGGGCGCACGGTCAACCGGTTCGAGATGGAGGGCGAGCAGTATGACGTGATCGTCCAGCTCGCCGCCGCCAACCGGACCACCCCGCAGGCGCTGTCCTCGCTTTATGTCCGCAGCCCCGACGGCGCGATGATCCAGCTGTCGAACCTGGTCGACATCAAGGAGGTCACGGCCGCGCGCGAGTTGAACCGCTTCAACCAGATGCGCTCCGTCACCCTGACGGCGTCGCTGGCGCCCGGATACGCCCAGGGCGAGGCGCTCGCCTTCCTGGACCGGGTCGCCGACGAGGTGCTGCCGAAGACCGCGCGCACCGACGTGGGCGGGCAGAGCCGCGAATTCCGCAATGCCGGCACCAGCTTCCTGCTGATCCTGGCCCTTGCCGCCATGTTCATCTACCTGGTGCTCGCCGCCCAGTTCGAGAGCTTCGTCGACCCCTTCATCATCATGCTGACGGTGCCGGTCGCGGCGGCCGGCGCGCTCTATGCGCTTCTGGCCACCGGCGGCACCTGGAACGTCTACAGCCAGATCGGCATCGTCACGCTGATCGGCCTGATCACCAAGCACGGCATCCTGATCGTCGAATTCGCCAATCAGCTGCAGGAGAAGGGGCATTCCAAGCGGGAGGCGATCATCGAGGCGGCGACCTTGCGCCTGCGCCCGATCCTGATGACCACCGGCGCCATGGTGCTCGGTGCCTATCCGCTCGCCCATGCCACCGGCGCCGGCGCGGAAAGCCGCCAGCAGATCGGCTGGGTCATCGTCGGCGGCATGAGCTTCGGCACGCTGCTGACGCTGTTCGTGGTGCCGGTCGTCTACTACATGATCGCGCGCGAGCATAAGCGCGACCACCACGAGGATCTGGCCCCTTCGCATGGGCATGGCCAGGGCACCGGCGGCGCGCCGGCACCGCAGCTGCACGCGGCGGAGTGA
- a CDS encoding MFS transporter, whose amino-acid sequence MTERVENGAGWALAGPAACFGALLVVIGFARFGYTALVPALVHEGWTTPTGAGYLASANFSGYLLGALTAVPIARWVPVAAMVRLALVVTAASFAASAFDFGLIWLAVWRFLPGFTGSVVMVLAPMTILAAVPPARRAGMVGLMFTGIGLGIALSGTLVPMLAGLGVAAAWMILAAASAAVAVATWRIWGQVAGAVPVAAAAAPAEPMRRPVAVALLFVAYALDAAGFVPHTVYWVDYVARELGLGYGVGGTQWILFGIGAAVGPLAVARVAGWIGFGPAVVLFFLLKAAAVLLPVFMTGLPALAVSSILVGALTPGIASLTAGYSAELAGPGRQRAAWGLMTSGFAGTQTAAASLFATLLGRTGDYPLMYEIGAGLLFAGAALALATLFGRRPA is encoded by the coding sequence GTGACGGAACGGGTCGAAAACGGTGCGGGATGGGCGCTGGCCGGGCCGGCGGCCTGCTTCGGCGCGCTCCTGGTGGTGATCGGTTTCGCCCGCTTCGGCTATACCGCCCTGGTCCCGGCGCTGGTCCATGAGGGCTGGACCACGCCGACCGGCGCCGGCTACCTCGCCTCGGCCAATTTCTCAGGCTATCTGCTCGGCGCGCTGACGGCGGTGCCGATCGCCCGCTGGGTGCCGGTCGCCGCCATGGTCCGGCTCGCGCTGGTCGTCACGGCGGCCTCCTTTGCGGCCTCGGCCTTCGATTTCGGCCTGATCTGGCTTGCCGTCTGGCGCTTCCTGCCCGGCTTCACGGGATCGGTCGTGATGGTGCTGGCGCCGATGACCATTCTGGCCGCGGTGCCGCCGGCCCGGCGGGCCGGCATGGTCGGGTTGATGTTCACCGGCATCGGGCTCGGCATCGCGCTTTCGGGCACGCTGGTGCCGATGCTGGCCGGGCTCGGCGTCGCCGCCGCCTGGATGATCCTGGCCGCCGCCTCCGCGGCGGTCGCGGTTGCGACCTGGCGCATCTGGGGGCAGGTCGCCGGCGCGGTTCCGGTCGCGGCCGCGGCGGCGCCGGCCGAACCGATGCGCCGGCCGGTGGCGGTCGCGCTGCTGTTCGTCGCCTATGCGCTCGATGCGGCCGGTTTCGTGCCGCACACCGTCTACTGGGTCGACTACGTCGCGCGCGAACTCGGTCTCGGCTACGGCGTCGGCGGCACGCAGTGGATCCTGTTCGGGATCGGCGCGGCGGTCGGCCCCCTGGCGGTGGCGCGCGTGGCGGGGTGGATCGGCTTCGGTCCGGCCGTGGTCCTGTTCTTCCTCCTCAAGGCGGCGGCCGTGCTGCTGCCGGTCTTCATGACCGGCCTGCCGGCGCTCGCGGTCTCCTCCATCCTGGTCGGCGCCCTGACCCCCGGCATCGCCTCGCTGACCGCCGGCTATTCGGCCGAACTGGCCGGCCCGGGCCGCCAGCGCGCGGCCTGGGGGCTGATGACCTCGGGCTTCGCCGGCACCCAGACCGCCGCCGCCTCGCTGTTCGCAACGCTCCTCGGCCGCACCGGCGACTATCCGCTGATGTACGAGATCGGCGCCGGCCTGCTTTTCGCCGGCGCCGCCCTGGCACTCGCCACCCTGTTCGGGCGCCGGCCGGCTTGA
- a CDS encoding cobyric acid synthase: MPARALMIQGTGSDVGKSVLVAGLARAFTLRGLAVLPFKPQNMSNNAAVTADGGEIGRAQALQARAARVAPAVDMNPVLLKPQSEVGAQVVVQGRVIGNAKAREFQAWKPRLKAAVMESFERLRARADLVLVEGAGSAAEVNLRAGDIANMGFARAADVPVVLVGDIDRGGVIAQIVGTRAVIDAEDAAMVAGFVVNKFRGDPSLFEAGMSLIAERSGWRSFGLVPWFAEAGRLPAEDAMALAGADRGGAGGGAAAAGTVTIAVPLLPHIANFDDLDPLRGEPSVRLRMIRAGEALPGDADLVLLPGSKATIADLAALRAAGWDIDILAHVRRGGRVLGICGGYQMLGRSIADPDGVEGPPAAVAGLGLLDVETVLGGAKTLTAVTGRLAAGGAPFAGYEMHVGVTDGPGRARPLVAFADGRVDGAVSPSGLVAGCYVHGLFADDQARAGFLAGLGAAASGYAYEQEVEAVLDRLAGHLETHMDLDGLLALAR, encoded by the coding sequence ATGCCGGCGCGCGCATTGATGATCCAAGGCACCGGCTCGGATGTCGGCAAGTCGGTCCTGGTCGCGGGCCTTGCGCGCGCCTTCACGCTGCGCGGGCTCGCGGTGCTGCCGTTCAAGCCGCAGAACATGTCCAACAATGCCGCCGTCACGGCGGATGGCGGGGAGATCGGGCGTGCCCAGGCGCTGCAGGCGCGCGCCGCCCGGGTCGCGCCCGCGGTCGACATGAATCCCGTGCTCCTGAAGCCGCAGAGCGAGGTCGGCGCGCAGGTGGTGGTGCAGGGGCGGGTGATCGGCAACGCCAAGGCGCGCGAGTTCCAGGCCTGGAAGCCGCGCCTGAAGGCGGCCGTCATGGAGAGTTTCGAGCGCCTGAGGGCCCGCGCCGATCTCGTGCTGGTCGAGGGCGCCGGCAGCGCCGCGGAGGTCAATTTGCGCGCCGGCGACATCGCCAATATGGGCTTCGCACGCGCCGCCGACGTCCCGGTCGTGCTGGTCGGCGACATCGACCGCGGCGGCGTCATCGCCCAGATCGTCGGCACGCGCGCGGTCATCGATGCCGAGGATGCCGCCATGGTGGCCGGCTTCGTGGTCAACAAGTTCCGCGGCGATCCGAGCCTGTTCGAGGCCGGCATGAGCCTGATCGCCGAACGCAGCGGATGGCGCAGCTTCGGGCTGGTGCCCTGGTTCGCCGAGGCCGGCCGCCTGCCGGCCGAGGACGCCATGGCGCTGGCCGGGGCGGATCGCGGTGGGGCGGGCGGCGGAGCGGCCGCAGCCGGCACGGTGACCATCGCGGTGCCGCTGCTGCCGCATATCGCCAATTTCGACGATCTCGATCCGTTGCGCGGCGAACCCTCGGTCCGGCTGCGCATGATCCGCGCCGGCGAGGCCCTGCCGGGCGATGCCGATCTCGTTCTGCTGCCCGGCTCCAAGGCGACTATCGCCGATCTGGCCGCCCTGCGCGCCGCCGGCTGGGATATCGACATCCTGGCCCATGTCCGGCGCGGCGGCCGCGTCCTCGGCATCTGCGGCGGCTACCAGATGCTCGGCCGGTCGATCGCCGATCCGGACGGGGTCGAGGGGCCGCCGGCCGCCGTCGCCGGCCTCGGCCTGCTCGATGTCGAGACCGTGTTGGGCGGCGCCAAGACGCTGACGGCGGTGACCGGCCGGTTGGCGGCGGGCGGCGCGCCTTTCGCCGGCTACGAGATGCATGTCGGCGTCACCGACGGCCCCGGGCGGGCGCGGCCGCTCGTCGCCTTTGCGGACGGCCGCGTCGATGGGGCGGTCTCGCCGTCCGGCCTGGTCGCCGGCTGCTACGTGCACGGCCTCTTCGCCGACGACCAGGCCCGGGCCGGCTTCCTGGCCGGCCTCGGCGCGGCCGCGTCGGGCTATGCCTACGAGCAGGAGGTCGAGGCGGTGCTCGATCGCCTTGCCGGCCATCTGGAGACCCATATGGATCTGGACGGCCTCCTCGCCCTGGCGCGATGA
- a CDS encoding SRPBCC family protein, producing the protein MGKMETEIGGFGRRVTADTVVIERLLPGTAARLWRYLTEPDLRRQWLAAGAFDLVPGGAIELVFRNNGLTPGDAPPPAGFERFGEESRLEGIVTECDPPHCLAYSWGRSETASHVRFDLVETGGNVRLTVTHSRLADPGAMINVSAGWHSHLDLLVARIDDREPDGFWRRFATLEPIYRERLSGI; encoded by the coding sequence ATGGGCAAGATGGAAACTGAAATCGGCGGCTTCGGGCGCCGGGTGACGGCCGACACGGTGGTGATCGAACGCCTCCTGCCGGGAACGGCCGCGCGCCTCTGGCGCTACCTGACCGAACCGGACCTGCGCCGCCAATGGCTGGCCGCCGGCGCCTTCGACCTGGTGCCGGGTGGCGCGATCGAACTGGTCTTCCGCAACAACGGCCTGACGCCCGGCGACGCGCCGCCGCCGGCCGGCTTCGAGCGCTTCGGCGAGGAGTCGCGGCTCGAAGGCATCGTCACCGAATGCGATCCGCCGCATTGCCTCGCCTATAGCTGGGGCCGCAGCGAGACCGCATCCCATGTCCGCTTCGATCTGGTCGAGACGGGCGGGAACGTGCGCCTGACCGTGACGCATAGCCGCCTCGCCGATCCGGGCGCCATGATCAACGTCTCGGCCGGCTGGCACAGCCATCTCGACCTTTTGGTCGCGCGCATCGACGACCGCGAGCCGGACGGCTTCTGGCGCCGCTTCGCCACGCTGGAGCCGATCTATCGCGAGCGCCTGTCCGGGATCTGA
- a CDS encoding ABC transporter ATP-binding protein — protein sequence MPTDPPALRVRGLAKSFGRPAVAGLDLEVRAGEFYALLGPNGAGKTTSLRMVAGLLPPDAGSIEIFGIDARRDPIGAKRITAWVSDEPLVYDKLTPVEYLEFVAGLWSLPGPVAAARAADLIDWLGLAAQAHQRCEGFSKGMRQKVALAGALIHEPRLIILDEPLTGLDAGSARQVKSVLLERVGAGATIIMTTHILEVAERMAERIGVIAAGRLIAEGTLAELHAASGARHGTLEEIFLDLVAGQDLAA from the coding sequence ATGCCGACCGACCCGCCTGCCCTCCGCGTCCGCGGCCTCGCCAAGAGCTTCGGCCGCCCGGCCGTGGCCGGACTGGACCTGGAGGTGCGGGCCGGCGAGTTCTACGCCCTGCTCGGCCCCAACGGTGCCGGCAAGACCACCTCGCTGCGCATGGTGGCGGGCCTGCTGCCGCCGGATGCCGGCTCGATCGAGATCTTCGGCATCGACGCCCGCCGCGATCCGATCGGCGCCAAGCGCATCACCGCCTGGGTTTCGGACGAACCGCTGGTCTACGACAAGCTGACCCCGGTCGAGTATCTCGAATTCGTCGCCGGGCTTTGGAGCTTGCCCGGCCCGGTTGCCGCCGCGCGCGCGGCCGACCTGATCGACTGGCTCGGCCTTGCCGCCCAGGCCCATCAGCGCTGCGAGGGCTTCTCCAAGGGCATGCGCCAGAAGGTGGCGCTGGCCGGGGCATTGATTCACGAGCCGCGCCTGATCATCCTCGACGAGCCGCTGACCGGGCTCGACGCCGGCTCGGCCCGACAGGTCAAGTCCGTCTTGCTGGAGCGGGTCGGCGCGGGCGCGACCATCATCATGACCACCCATATCCTCGAAGTGGCCGAGCGCATGGCCGAGCGTATCGGCGTCATCGCTGCCGGCCGGCTGATCGCTGAAGGCACGCTCGCCGAGTTGCACGCCGCCTCGGGCGCCCGCCACGGCACTCTGGAGGAGATCTTCCTCGATCTGGTCGCCGGCCAGGATCTGGCCGCGTGA